From Leptospira fletcheri, a single genomic window includes:
- a CDS encoding 50S ribosomal protein L11 methyltransferase: MKYKEIKVSIPKEFAEEFSSLLEEWQVAGFYEILFDREEPRKSGEAIISDNTPIRVYLAEEDSASEAKIWIYLKARVPEDSFAESRWIETKEYEEAYKEFYKPFSIGVFWVVPTWEKESWELAKTDPAAGIPIYINPGLAFGTGHHETTRLVLSRLGSLEISGKRIADIGTGSGILSVAVSKLGASEILAVDIDPNAVRSSVFNRDENGIPETKLRVEEGGFDHPPVAEGRFDLCIANITFAVLRANMDKIAALKTDHFLFSGVITERKAEFLELLSNIVGGKLLFETSWNGWELVEWKREIR, from the coding sequence GTGAAGTATAAGGAAATTAAGGTATCCATACCCAAGGAATTTGCGGAGGAGTTTTCCTCCCTTTTGGAGGAGTGGCAGGTCGCGGGTTTTTACGAAATCCTATTCGACAGGGAAGAACCCAGAAAATCCGGAGAGGCGATCATTTCGGATAACACTCCGATTCGAGTATATTTGGCGGAAGAGGACTCTGCTTCCGAAGCGAAGATCTGGATTTATCTCAAGGCGAGAGTGCCGGAAGACTCTTTTGCGGAATCTAGATGGATCGAAACCAAGGAATACGAGGAAGCATACAAGGAATTCTATAAACCCTTTTCGATCGGAGTTTTTTGGGTGGTTCCGACTTGGGAAAAAGAATCCTGGGAGCTGGCAAAAACGGATCCTGCCGCGGGCATTCCGATCTATATCAATCCGGGATTGGCCTTCGGGACCGGACACCATGAGACGACTCGGCTCGTCCTGTCCAGACTGGGAAGCCTGGAAATTTCCGGAAAGAGAATCGCCGATATCGGAACGGGCTCCGGAATCCTATCCGTCGCCGTCTCCAAACTCGGGGCTTCCGAAATTCTCGCCGTGGACATAGATCCGAACGCGGTCCGCTCCTCCGTATTCAACCGGGACGAAAACGGAATTCCGGAAACGAAACTTCGAGTGGAAGAAGGGGGATTCGATCATCCTCCTGTCGCCGAAGGCCGATTCGATCTATGTATCGCCAATATCACGTTTGCGGTCTTAAGGGCGAATATGGATAAGATCGCCGCGCTAAAGACGGACCATTTTCTTTTCAGCGGAGTGATCACGGAGAGAAAAGCGGAATTCCTGGAATTGCTTTCGAATATCGTGGGAGGGAAGCTCCTATTCGAAACTTCCTGGAACGGTTGGGAATTGGTGGAATGGAAGAGGGAAATCCGGTAG
- a CDS encoding adenosine kinase, protein MRHYDVFGVGNALVDILVLTEDSFLKKMGWTKGIMTLVDSETQGTVLTALEGHKKELRSGGSAANTMIALANSGGTGTYTGKVSSDTYGEFYKKDMENAGILFEVPPVSEGHTGTCVILTTPDAERTMLTHLGISSTLTVGDIDLERLKASSYTYLEGYLWDVPSTKQACVLAMEEAKKSGVKVAFTYSDPFCVHRSREDFVRLTKDYCDFVFCNVEEAKALAGTESKEDAIKFVSSLCPTVFMTDSSNGAFVSEKGNVRHVTGFPVQKLLDTTGAGDSFAAGALYGLAQGFSLERSTKWGNYVASRIVQEIGPRLSVRLMGRQEEILGKA, encoded by the coding sequence ATGAGGCATTACGACGTATTCGGGGTGGGAAACGCCCTTGTGGACATCCTCGTATTAACGGAGGATTCCTTCCTAAAAAAAATGGGCTGGACCAAAGGAATCATGACCCTGGTGGATTCGGAGACGCAAGGTACGGTTCTGACCGCTTTGGAAGGGCATAAGAAGGAGTTGAGGTCCGGAGGGAGCGCGGCGAATACCATGATCGCGCTCGCAAATTCCGGAGGAACAGGCACTTATACCGGAAAAGTAAGTTCCGACACCTACGGAGAATTTTATAAAAAGGACATGGAAAACGCGGGGATCCTATTCGAAGTTCCTCCGGTATCGGAAGGACATACGGGAACCTGCGTGATCTTGACTACTCCCGATGCGGAGCGTACTATGCTGACTCATCTGGGCATTTCCTCCACTCTGACGGTAGGGGATATAGACTTGGAGAGGTTGAAGGCATCCTCCTACACATATTTGGAAGGTTACCTATGGGACGTTCCTTCGACCAAGCAGGCCTGCGTCCTGGCAATGGAAGAAGCTAAAAAATCCGGGGTAAAAGTCGCCTTCACGTACAGCGACCCTTTTTGCGTTCATCGCTCCAGAGAGGATTTCGTACGTTTGACCAAGGATTATTGTGATTTCGTTTTTTGTAATGTGGAAGAGGCAAAGGCCTTAGCGGGAACGGAGTCCAAGGAAGACGCGATAAAATTCGTGTCTTCGCTTTGCCCGACGGTCTTCATGACGGACAGTTCCAACGGAGCATTCGTATCCGAAAAAGGGAATGTACGTCATGTTACGGGGTTTCCCGTTCAAAAACTCCTGGATACGACAGGGGCAGGGGATAGTTTTGCGGCGGGCGCACTTTACGGTTTAGCGCAAGGATTTTCCCTGGAAAGATCGACAAAATGGGGAAACTACGTGGCCTCTCGAATCGTACAAGAAATCGGTCCTAGGTTGAGCGTTCGATTAATGGGTCGCCAAGAAGAGATTTTAGGAAAGGCCTGA